Sequence from the Ochrobactrum vermis genome:
GTTCGGCGATGAGTGGCGGTTTGAAGGCACCCCTGATCGCGATTGTACTATACGCAAGCAGCACTCTGGGGATTACTCAGCCAGTGTTCGAAGAAGACGGTCCCTTTCGCGAAGCCGAGGGCTTTGGCATCCCGGCGACCTGCGAGACAATCGATAACTGGATCAATCGCATGCCGGAGTATACTGGCCGTATTACTATGGTCATAAAGGGCGCCATCGAGGAAAGCCATTGGGACGGTGCCCTGGCCTATCTCATCATGTGCAAGCCGGAAGGAATTCAGGTTATGTGCGTGACCTATGCAGAGCGAGAGGCATCACCTCAGTTTGTTCTGTTCGCGGGCGGCTACAGCCGTGTCGGCGAACGCCAGATCGTGCTCGATCCATGCCTGGTATATCCGGTAGATTAATCGACGTGTTCGAGCGTTCTAACGTTCGAATTGACCGCGGTTGCTGTTGCTGGAGCTCTCTGCCCCTTAGGTGCTTGGTGTTGGCCCGTGCACCTACGGACCTATTCCTCGCACGGCCGTCGCCGGTTCGATACAACGTATAGCCTTCCTCCAACACGCGGCTATGGCTATCGTATCTCGGTCTGAAAGCAATAAGAACTGTCTGCTGGGACTCCGACCGCTTTCGCTCAACAAAATCCTGAACTTTGCCTGCCACACTGTTGGGCTGCCGGCATCACCACTGATCATTTCGGCAGTACCCTCCGCTCAGCCCATCCGGTTCATTTGGTATTGAACGTCGAACCTAGCTGTGTTCGCGTTAGGTCAAAGTGGTTCACCGTTGAGCGGTCCTAACTGGCTAAATTCCGAACGTCGATTGACAGAAAGACTTTCTGTTAATCCACCCTTCTTCGACGGTTTTAATTTTGGTGATGCGGCCATTTTCATATAACACATCAATAACGCAGCTAGCGGTTTCATAATGCGCCGGCTTATTCACACGCATCGACATATTACCCATTGATTGATAATAGAGTTGCGACGGAACCCAGAATGGAGCGGACGTTTTCTCCCACCGCAGATGCGTAGATTTTTCGCTAGGCGCTCCAAATCGAGCTTCGAATGACCCGATTGTTTGCCCTTTCCATTCCTTGTCGAGCCTGTTCGACTCTGCGATGAGTCTAAGGCCATCCCCATCACCGCTTACACATCCTGCCAGCGAAACCGCACATAGCCCAACCGATAGTGCGCGCTTTAGAATTCTCATGCCCTCGTCCTTCAACTCGTAATTCCCCCACCATCGTTTGATCCACCATCGGCGTAGCGGTAGTTTCATAGACCGATAGTCCGCTGACTTCAGCAGCCGAGTGCCCCCGCTGCGCGGACAATATTGCACTTTCCGTTTCCTGCCATCAGAAAGCTAAATCCACAAGCGGAAGCGTGCCTAAGCGCTTTCGTTCTGAAAAAACGGTTTTCCAGCCTTGCTGGAACCTTCCGTTTTTTATGCTGACACCTTGCGGTTTTTCCTTCCGGCGAGGTTACGACATAGCAGTCCGAAAACGTGAGCGGGAAGATGTTTTTGATCTTACTATCGAGCGCATCACCGCACGCTTTCCCAAGCGACAAACCTAATTGAAAATTAGCAATCAAAATAAAGCTCTTCTCAAGGCTCTATGCTCTATGACGCATGATCGCCAGTCAAGCTATCGATTGTAATTGGGGCCGAAAGCTGAATGCCCGGTTCTGATGAATAAACCGAGAAAGCGGTCATAAATGTGTGCCGGGAACAGAACTAAGAAACTAATCGGTCCAGTCTTCTACTCGTAAGCCAGGAACACGATCAAACTCCCTGCGATTATTCGTAACGATAATCAGACCACGTGAGCGAGCGTGGCCAGCAATCAACTGATCGTATGGGCCAATAGGAGTTCCACTGCGGGCCAATTCAGCACGTAATTGGCCGGTGTGGTTTGCTGCCGCTTCATCATACGATAACACCTCGAGGCGAGCTGCGAACCCCTCCACGACTGCAAGGTTCTTTTCAGGATGGACAGACTTTTCCGCGCCGTAAATCAATTCCATCAAACTAACCGAGCTGATGCACAGTTGATCGTGGAAGCGGTTGAACGCCTCACGCACTTGCTGCGGTCGGTTCTTGATCGTGAAAATGCATATATTGGTATCCAGCATGTACCTCAGCATTAAAACGCCTCGCGTTCCTGTGAAGCAGGCTGATCACGCTCATTCATGAAGTCAGATGTCGCCTCTAAGCCATCAAACCAGCTATCCCAGACCTCACCAGCGGGTGCTATAATTCGAGTGCGCCCCACAGCAACGATATCGACACGCTTCACATCAGCAGGCAAAGCTACTGCCTTTGGCAAGCGGATAGCTTGGCTTCGATTGTTCTGGAATACTGCTCCCTGTTCCATCTGCGTCACTCCCGATTGTATTCACGGTGATATGACATAAATAGTTCGTCAATTGGGATATGTCAATGGGATATACACAATGGGGCTTGATCAGACGAACAATCGATTTGGCTATAAGAAACTTAAGGCTACCGGCCATGACAAGCGGCGTTGCGTTAGGCACATAAAGCCAACTCCGTGTTCAGATTGCCAGTCAAGATCGAAAATATTGAAGGCTTCTCGTTTCGCTCAGGCATGGAGTCAAATCTTCGAAAGGCACCCCGGCGACCAAGAATGATTGACGATACAGCCCGCTAAACGGAGCGGACGGTGGGTCATTCACTACCTTGGTCGCTCGAGCACTTTGCTCAATTTGTTTTACCGATGCTGACCGCCCCTAATGCGAACGCGTGAGGAAGGGCATTTGCGCATTTTCCTTCCAAAGCCGCCTAATGAATTCAGGTGTAACGGAGGATGGTGCTCCGCCTAATCCCGCAACTCTGTCCATCAGTGCTTGCTTTGCAAACGGTCGGGCATATATCGGCAAGGTCGATAGGATTGTTCCTAGTGCCTCATATGCTTGCACCGTCCATGTCGCCTCGTGGGCCAATCTGGCCTCGCAGAACGTGAACGGGTCGGCTTGTGGCGGACGCACCTGCCGGATCGTTTTCCGCTTATTGTTGGTGGCAGCAAGATCGGCCTGGTTGATGCCGTCTTGGAACACGACACCATAGACCTCCTCGGCTTCAGCTTTACTAACAAAGCCAAAGGCGAGATCCTCAGCCACCTTTTCTGGTGCTCGCAATAGAGGATCTCCGTAGCCGCCTCCACCGGCAGTGGCGAACTCGATCAAGTCCCCAGGTGAAAGACGTACAAAATCCGAACTCTTGGGATGAACGATCTCGTTGGGGCGTCCAGGGTTTGTCCGCAGTTTCCTGGTAAGGCCTCCACATCGCCCACCGAACGCCCCCCACGGAGCAAAGCGCGTCCGCTCCATACCCCGGACTGCCACCGTTGTATCCGCGGCAGTCACTTCCGCTCGCAAGCCAACTCCGAGCCCGCCCCTGAACTCTCCTGCACCGCCTGAATCTTGAACGTATCCATAAGAATGAACCAATACGTCCATATCTGTCTCAATGACTTCAATGGGCGTGTTCTTCATGAACCCCAGCGAATAGTGCGTGCCGTCGTAACCATCTGCTCCGGGCCGCGCGCCAGTGCCTCCAATCAATGGCTGCAGGATATTTACCTTGCGGCGGCCACTCTCCATATCGGGCATCGAGATCACCGGTAACAGCCCTTGCCCGCTTCCAGCCGCCGGGACCTGACCTGGGAGAGCCTGGATGAGGGCACCGAAAGTTGCGTCCATCACACGAATGCCGCTGACGGCTCGGCCACCAAGTGCCGCTGGCTCCACCGCATGGACAATTGTACCAACCGGTGCGTGAACAGAAATAGGGCGCAATACACCGCCATTAACTGGAATTTCCGGATCAGCTGTCAGCAGAAATTGAAGGATCCCCACAGTGAGCCAGGTGTGAGCCTTCTTTCCCGCAGTAGCGAGGTTGATCGCAGCCATTACCTGCGGATCGGTGCCGCTAAAATCCACATGTATCTCGCTGCCAGCCTTGTTCAGCGCCAGACATATCCTCACCGGGTGCGGAGAATTTATATCGTCGTCGAGATAGTCGACGAAGCTATAAACACCATCGGGGATGGATTCGATTACAGTGCGTGCTTTCACCTCTGCATATGAAATACACTCGTCGATCAGCTCGTTGGTGCGCTCCAGCCCATATTTGGTGAAAAGCGCCACCAACCGATCGCCCGCGACATGAAACGCGGACACCATCGCCTGCAGATCACCCCAAAGCTGGTCCGGCACACGGACATTGGTGACGATGAGGTTATAGAGATCTTCGTTGAGCTTTCCCGCCTGATAGAGTTTGGTCGGCGGAATTCGCAATCCCTCCTGAAACACCTCCGTGAAAGACGCGGCCAGGCTGCCCGGTACAGCACCGCCGACATCGGAGGAGTGCAGGAAACTCCAGCGAAAAGCGACGAGCTGGTCTTCGAAGAAGACCGGGGCGATCATCGTCACGTCCGGCGTATGCGTGACCATGCCGCCCGAAAGATACGGATCATTCGTCAGGAGAATGTCACCGGGTTTCCAGGAAGTAATACGGGCCAGGACGTCATCCATCGGCAACGCGACCGCGGTCGGCACGCCGGAGCGCCCGGGGAAAGCGAAAAAGGTCCCATCCGACTTCGCGAGAGCGACTGAAAAGTCCTCGGCCTCCTTGATAAAAGTTGTATAGGCGGTACGAGCGAGTACACCACACGCCTCTTCCGTGATCGCGGTGACGAGATTGCAGAATACCGAAAGCTCGAACCTGTCTTTTGGGCAGAATTCGCTTCTGCTAAGCATTGGTGGTCTCCTTAGTCAGATGCAGGGTGCCATAGTCATCGACCTCGGCGTGCCAGCCACTGGTGACGACGCAGGTCGTATCTGCCTGGTCGATGAGGAAGGGGCCGGTCGAGCGCCAACCTGGATTCAGCGTTGACCGTTGAAAGACGGGAACGTTCAGAGCGCCGCCGCCAAGAAGTATCTCGCGACAAATGTTTGTGTCGGGAGAGTCGACGGATTTCCGGATTGACAGTGGGGGGTGTGTACGACACCCAACCACCGTGGCTCTGAAGGCGATGATCTCCACTGGAGCGTGGCCATGCTGAGAGCCGTAGCGCTTCGCATATTCGGCACGGAAGTTATCATCAATGTCATCAATCGTGGTAAAGGGGATTGAGATTTCAAATCCCTGACCTGCATAGCGCACATCGGCTGTGCGAATGACCTCGAACGTCCGGATGCGATCCCCGACATCGCTCAGAGCCAAACGGGCTTGGTCCTCCTGAGCAGCAAACCAGGCTTCGACATCGGCTTCCAGAAGCGTGCTGAGCAAACCGTAGACGGTACGGACATAATCCAACCGGAAATCGGCGTGCGCAGCGCCGAATGCGCAGAACACGCCTGGCGCGGCGGGAATGACAATTTTGCGGATCTGTAACTCATCCGCCAGAAGGCATGCTTGAGTTGGTCCGGCGCCTCCAAAGGGCAACAGTGTGAAATCGCGAAGATCAATTCCCTTCTTTGCAGCAAGACGCGTCAACTCTGCAACCTGAACGGAGGTCGTGATCTTGATAATGCCCATAGCAGTTTCCGTGACCGTCATACCGAGCGGACTGGCGATGGTTTCGATGGCTGCCAGCGCACGATCGAGGCTTAGATCAATTTCGCCGCCGATGAAGTTTTCTGGATCTATGAACCCGCTGACGAGATAGGCATCCGTCACCGTCGGGCTCGTGCCGCCACGTCCATAAGCAGCAGGCCCCGGATTGGATCCCGCGCTGTGTGGACCAACCCTGAGGAGCCCAGCGTTGTCCAGAAAAGCAATCGATCCACCGCCGGAGCCTATCGCCGAAACGTCGACATACGGCATGATAACCGGCAATCCTTGGATTTCCTGCCCCCAGGCATATGGAATGTTCTCTTTTTCCAGAACACATATGTCCGCGCTCGTCCCACCCATGTCGAAGGTTATTGCACTGGGGATGGAGCTGCGGCGCATTAGTTCAACTGCGGCGACGACCCCTGCCGAGGGTCCTGACAACAGGGTCGAGATCGGTCGCTCAAGAGCCTGCGATACTGGCACCAACCCGCCGTTCGAAGCGGACACATAGACGGGACATTTGATGCCCAAACGCTTCTTTTCAGTTTCGATCGCGGTAAGGTAGCTCCGGGTCTTGGGCAATATGTAGCTGTTCATGGCCAAAACGGTAGCGCGTTCATATTCCCGCAGTTGCGGCCACAGATCGCTTGAAATTGCAACATCCAGTCCTGGAAACGCTTTCTGGAGGCTTTCCTTGGCGATACGCTCGTGCTGTGGGTTCCGATAGGAATGCAGGAAAAGGAGGGCAATCGTCTGCGCACCCATGTCAACTAGCTCTCGGGTTGCCGCGACGAGCTGCCGAGTGTCTAGCGGCTTGATGACAGCGCCTTGCGCGTTCAGCCTTTCTTCGACGCCACGTACCCAGTTCTTCCGGATCAATGGGGGACGACGTACCTCCTTCAGGCTAAACACATTGGTCATCTTGACCCGGCCAAGTTCGAGCATGTCTTCAAAGCCGGCGGTAACGAGAAACCCGACTGGCGCGCCCTTGCGCTCGATGATCGCGTTCAGCCCTACAGTCGCGCCGACAATCAGCTCCACGCAGTCGGCGGCGGCGGCACCCGCCCGCTCAAGGGCGATCTCGATACCGCGGATAACCCCGGTCTCCGGAGACAAAGGCGTCGAGGGCGTCTTGAACACCAGCGCGCTTCCGTCGTCGCGCAAAAGGCTGACATCGGTGAATGTCCCACCGATGTCGATTCCAATTCGGACTGTCATAAGCATATCCAATACATTAACATTTTCATGATGATTTTACTAATCGATATGGCTAAAGCGGAGCTTCTCGTCGACCGCTCCGGCATACCATAGGTCGTTGCAAGCGGCTGCGAACTCCTGGAGCCCTTCAACGATAGTAGCAAAGACGCTACCCGGCCCCGGCCCCAGTGGACCAAACAGAAAGTTGTTGCGCCCGTAAAAGATACCCAAGTCAGCAAGCCCAGTCTGGGGCGCAACCTCATAAAGCTCGGGCGGTAAATGCTGTTTCAACGCGGTGACATAGTTCACGACCTTAACCGGCGGCAGGTGAAAATAGGCGATGTCGCCGGGGATGGGAAAGATGGTCGCGTTTTCCGGCATCGGTTCACCGGTTCCAAATGGAGCCGCAAGTGTATAGATTTCGTTATTGGATCGCTTGGCGTGGAACACGGGCCCCTCGATCGGCAGTGCCGACCATATGAGATCAGCGAGTTTGGGAGCCGCTGTTTCCTGCATCTGGGCGATTGCGGAAACGCCGCGTCTAGTCAATGACACTTTGAACTGTCTGCTCATCGGATACCTCCTGTGAAGAGTTAGTTGCGGAAATCGAGAAAACATGCGGACCATTGTCCCAGCGTGACCTCGCGCAAAGGCGGGCGCTCCAGCGCGCATCGAGCCGTGGCGTGCGGGCACCGCGGATGGAAATGGCAGCCGCTCGGCGGAGCAAGCGGGGACGGAACCTCACCGGAAATCGCGCCGTAAGTCTGGCGCCGCTGATCCAGGCGCGGCGCGGCGGCGAGGAGGGCTTCCGTGTAGGGATGGTGAGCCCTTGAGAAGATATCCTGCGTGTCCGCAAGCTCGACGATGCGCCCCAGATACATGACCGCCACGCGGTCGCTAATGCGCTCGACCACGGAAAGGTCGTGGCTGATGAACAGAAATGACAACGCGAGCGTTTCACGCAGATCAAGGAACAGGTTCAGGATCTGAGCTTGTACTGAGACATCAAGCGCTGAGAGCGCTTCGTCGCAGACCAGCACGTCGGGTTGCACAGCCAGAGCGCGCGCAATGCCGACGCGCTGGCATTGGCCACCCGAAAGTTCA
This genomic interval carries:
- a CDS encoding hydantoinase/oxoprolinase family protein, producing MTVRIGIDIGGTFTDVSLLRDDGSALVFKTPSTPLSPETGVIRGIEIALERAGAAAADCVELIVGATVGLNAIIERKGAPVGFLVTAGFEDMLELGRVKMTNVFSLKEVRRPPLIRKNWVRGVEERLNAQGAVIKPLDTRQLVAATRELVDMGAQTIALLFLHSYRNPQHERIAKESLQKAFPGLDVAISSDLWPQLREYERATVLAMNSYILPKTRSYLTAIETEKKRLGIKCPVYVSASNGGLVPVSQALERPISTLLSGPSAGVVAAVELMRRSSIPSAITFDMGGTSADICVLEKENIPYAWGQEIQGLPVIMPYVDVSAIGSGGGSIAFLDNAGLLRVGPHSAGSNPGPAAYGRGGTSPTVTDAYLVSGFIDPENFIGGEIDLSLDRALAAIETIASPLGMTVTETAMGIIKITTSVQVAELTRLAAKKGIDLRDFTLLPFGGAGPTQACLLADELQIRKIVIPAAPGVFCAFGAAHADFRLDYVRTVYGLLSTLLEADVEAWFAAQEDQARLALSDVGDRIRTFEVIRTADVRYAGQGFEISIPFTTIDDIDDNFRAEYAKRYGSQHGHAPVEIIAFRATVVGCRTHPPLSIRKSVDSPDTNICREILLGGGALNVPVFQRSTLNPGWRSTGPFLIDQADTTCVVTSGWHAEVDDYGTLHLTKETTNA
- the vapC gene encoding type II toxin-antitoxin system tRNA(fMet)-specific endonuclease VapC, translating into MLRYMLDTNICIFTIKNRPQQVREAFNRFHDQLCISSVSLMELIYGAEKSVHPEKNLAVVEGFAARLEVLSYDEAAANHTGQLRAELARSGTPIGPYDQLIAGHARSRGLIIVTNNRREFDRVPGLRVEDWTD
- the vapB gene encoding type II toxin-antitoxin system VapB family antitoxin, with the protein product MEQGAVFQNNRSQAIRLPKAVALPADVKRVDIVAVGRTRIIAPAGEVWDSWFDGLEATSDFMNERDQPASQEREAF
- a CDS encoding DUF3830 family protein, with amino-acid sequence MSRQFKVSLTRRGVSAIAQMQETAAPKLADLIWSALPIEGPVFHAKRSNNEIYTLAAPFGTGEPMPENATIFPIPGDIAYFHLPPVKVVNYVTALKQHLPPELYEVAPQTGLADLGIFYGRNNFLFGPLGPGPGSVFATIVEGLQEFAAACNDLWYAGAVDEKLRFSHID
- a CDS encoding ABC transporter ATP-binding protein is translated as MKTVTPLELASISKHFQIPASLGRKLAARITGKPVASTLQALEAVSLSLGHREIVALVGESGCGKSTAGRIAAGAIAASGGEVRYAGKPLSTLRGHYARQQRLAVQMVFQNPREALNPRMRVDRILAEPALRHGFTTPARAAAYTDDLMRAVGLDSSMKSRFPHELSGGQCQRVGIARALAVQPDVLVCDEALSALDVSVQAQILNLFLDLRETLALSFLFISHDLSVVERISDRVAVMYLGRIVELADTQDIFSRAHHPYTEALLAAAPRLDQRRQTYGAISGEVPSPLAPPSGCHFHPRCPHATARCALERPPLREVTLGQWSACFLDFRN
- a CDS encoding hydantoinase B/oxoprolinase family protein; translated protein: MLSRSEFCPKDRFELSVFCNLVTAITEEACGVLARTAYTTFIKEAEDFSVALAKSDGTFFAFPGRSGVPTAVALPMDDVLARITSWKPGDILLTNDPYLSGGMVTHTPDVTMIAPVFFEDQLVAFRWSFLHSSDVGGAVPGSLAASFTEVFQEGLRIPPTKLYQAGKLNEDLYNLIVTNVRVPDQLWGDLQAMVSAFHVAGDRLVALFTKYGLERTNELIDECISYAEVKARTVIESIPDGVYSFVDYLDDDINSPHPVRICLALNKAGSEIHVDFSGTDPQVMAAINLATAGKKAHTWLTVGILQFLLTADPEIPVNGGVLRPISVHAPVGTIVHAVEPAALGGRAVSGIRVMDATFGALIQALPGQVPAAGSGQGLLPVISMPDMESGRRKVNILQPLIGGTGARPGADGYDGTHYSLGFMKNTPIEVIETDMDVLVHSYGYVQDSGGAGEFRGGLGVGLRAEVTAADTTVAVRGMERTRFAPWGAFGGRCGGLTRKLRTNPGRPNEIVHPKSSDFVRLSPGDLIEFATAGGGGYGDPLLRAPEKVAEDLAFGFVSKAEAEEVYGVVFQDGINQADLAATNNKRKTIRQVRPPQADPFTFCEARLAHEATWTVQAYEALGTILSTLPIYARPFAKQALMDRVAGLGGAPSSVTPEFIRRLWKENAQMPFLTRSH